A region from the Triticum aestivum cultivar Chinese Spring chromosome 3D, IWGSC CS RefSeq v2.1, whole genome shotgun sequence genome encodes:
- the LOC123077600 gene encoding uncharacterized protein — translation MAAASGTAATFSIRTPAPGLRRPCARAAAAGGGAKWWAPLLGWSGQPDYIEPQPAAEPAPKEERGKRRFGVLTEEKARQLRLRMMETESFHDVMYHSAIASRLASAPPDTARRTKP, via the coding sequence ATGGCAGCAGCGTCAGGAACCGCCGCGACGTTCTCCATCAGGACGCCGGCGCCGGGGCTCCGGCGGccctgcgcccgcgccgccgcggccggcgGGGGCGCCAAGTGGTGGGCGCCGCTGCTGGGGTGGTCGGGCCAGCCCGACTACATCGAGCCCCAGCCGGCGGCCGAACCGGCGCCGAAGGAGGAGCGGGGGAAGAGGCGGTTCGGGGTGCTGACGGAGGAGAAGGCGCGGCAGCTGCGGCTGCGGATGATGGAGACGGAGAGCTTCCACGACGTCATGTACCACTCCGCCATCGCCTCCCGCCTCGCCTCCGCCCCGCCCGACACCGCCCGCCGCACCAAGCCGTAG